The Gimibacter soli genome includes a region encoding these proteins:
- a CDS encoding PAS domain S-box protein yields MNDGRTSEHAHMDRQVKRWAAVAVILILLVATLGAATTVSAIRSTVRAELLQTMTVVLDSSNDALSEWVEHQRRSLDYPTHNSEVMAATDELLATAASGGAGDLAEHPAQRALRDAVSLWVIDHALVGYMVVSPERLVLAAARPALIGSHFVAYPGNLDLFGRALAGESVLTPPVYARIPLEMPDGHISHTASTIFAMAPIFGPDGTVKAVFAARVNTAGSFMSVFQRGRLGLTGETYAVDKFGRLASESRFTDHLREIGLIAADAPSMLNIDVRDPGINLVTHPRERTTPRPAQPLTKMAHEVTNGRSGYDIKGYRDYRGVMVLGAWTWNTDLDIGIATEIDRAEAYRQLDLISNGIYAFAAVIAFFFMVLVFGSAGILRRLRTKDAEIEGRDLQLRMILDSAGEGVIGVDATHRMTFVNPMASKILGYEPQELIGHNMHAMLHHAYANGSPYPVQCCPVFAACAESRSSTVDNEVFWHKDGHPVPVRYVSVPMSDSGRVSGAVVTFTDASHDFTERQASDRALVAARSESKAKSEYLVTISEEIRAPMTDIMGATRMLTDSPLTGDQRETIATIRSHVTSVLIMLDQVTRFSARMQRDPHDNALDFDLVELVEEVLDGRQAQVSVAEAMPVAIHADTVTLKQAMGHLVNAAYAASGTGGISVQLSVDQQVGPANADGAFLIRVTVEYPGGRRKADDYGMDAAALMTRDLVAVLGGTHGVSTGPDGSRTHWFTFRCRTADKRPPAGGVSLSRSKGRTAGTA; encoded by the coding sequence ATGAATGACGGACGCACATCCGAACACGCCCATATGGACCGGCAGGTAAAACGCTGGGCCGCCGTTGCCGTTATCCTTATCCTGCTTGTTGCTACCCTTGGCGCTGCGACCACGGTCTCGGCCATCCGCTCCACCGTGCGGGCGGAGCTTCTGCAAACCATGACGGTGGTGCTCGATTCAAGTAACGATGCCCTCAGCGAGTGGGTGGAACACCAGCGACGCTCGCTCGATTACCCCACCCATAATTCCGAGGTGATGGCCGCCACCGATGAACTTCTGGCCACCGCTGCATCAGGCGGGGCCGGGGACCTTGCTGAGCATCCGGCGCAGCGTGCGCTGCGTGATGCTGTCAGCCTGTGGGTCATCGATCACGCCCTTGTCGGCTATATGGTTGTCTCGCCGGAACGGCTGGTGCTGGCTGCGGCAAGGCCTGCGCTGATCGGCAGTCATTTTGTGGCCTATCCCGGCAACCTTGACCTGTTCGGGCGGGCGCTGGCGGGCGAATCGGTGCTCACACCGCCCGTCTATGCCCGTATTCCCCTCGAGATGCCGGACGGGCACATCAGCCATACGGCAAGCACCATTTTCGCCATGGCGCCGATCTTTGGCCCTGACGGCACGGTGAAGGCGGTGTTTGCGGCCCGCGTCAATACTGCCGGCAGCTTCATGAGCGTGTTCCAGCGCGGCAGGCTTGGCCTGACGGGTGAAACCTATGCCGTCGACAAGTTCGGGCGACTGGCGAGCGAAAGCCGCTTCACTGACCATCTGCGCGAGATCGGGCTGATCGCGGCGGATGCGCCGAGCATGCTGAATATCGATGTGCGTGATCCGGGCATCAATCTGGTGACACACCCGCGCGAGCGCACGACGCCGCGCCCCGCCCAGCCGCTGACCAAGATGGCGCACGAGGTGACCAACGGCCGCAGCGGCTATGACATCAAGGGCTACCGCGACTATCGGGGCGTCATGGTGCTGGGGGCATGGACCTGGAATACCGACCTCGATATCGGCATCGCGACCGAGATCGATCGGGCGGAGGCCTACCGGCAGCTCGACCTGATCTCGAACGGTATATATGCCTTCGCGGCGGTTATCGCCTTCTTCTTCATGGTGCTGGTGTTCGGCAGCGCCGGCATCCTGCGCCGGCTGCGCACCAAGGATGCCGAGATCGAGGGGCGCGACCTGCAGCTGAGGATGATCCTTGATAGCGCCGGGGAAGGGGTTATCGGGGTTGATGCCACGCACCGCATGACCTTCGTCAATCCCATGGCCAGCAAGATCCTGGGGTATGAGCCGCAGGAACTGATCGGCCACAATATGCATGCGATGCTGCATCATGCCTATGCGAACGGCAGCCCGTACCCGGTGCAATGCTGCCCGGTCTTTGCGGCCTGCGCCGAAAGCCGGTCAAGCACGGTGGATAACGAGGTTTTCTGGCACAAGGATGGCCATCCGGTGCCTGTCCGCTATGTCAGCGTACCGATGAGCGACAGCGGACGGGTCAGCGGGGCGGTTGTGACCTTCACGGATGCGAGCCACGATTTCACCGAACGGCAGGCGAGCGACCGGGCACTGGTCGCCGCACGGTCGGAAAGCAAGGCAAAGTCCGAATATCTGGTGACGATCAGCGAGGAAATCCGCGCCCCGATGACCGACATCATGGGCGCCACCCGGATGCTCACCGATTCGCCCCTGACCGGCGACCAGCGCGAGACGATCGCCACCATCCGCTCGCATGTCACATCGGTCCTGATCATGCTTGATCAGGTCACCCGGTTCTCGGCGCGGATGCAGCGCGACCCGCATGACAATGCCCTTGATTTCGACCTTGTCGAGCTTGTGGAAGAAGTCCTCGATGGCCGTCAGGCGCAGGTTTCGGTTGCCGAGGCAATGCCGGTGGCAATCCACGCCGATACGGTGACGCTGAAACAGGCGATGGGGCATCTTGTGAATGCGGCCTATGCGGCGAGCGGCACAGGCGGGATCAGCGTGCAGCTGAGCGTTGACCAGCAGGTTGGCCCGGCGAATGCCGATGGTGCCTTCCTGATCAGGGTCACGGTCGAGTATCCGGGCGGTCGGCGCAAGGCCGATGACTATGGCATGGATGCGGCGGCCCTGATGACGCGCGATCTGGTGGCGGTTCTGGGGGGCACACACGGCGTTTCAACCGGGCCTGACGGCAGCCGCACCCACTGGTTCACCTTCCGCTGCCGCACGGCAGACAAGCGCCCGCCAGCCGGGGGGGTCAGTCTTTCCAGAAGTAAGGGTCGAACAGCAGGAACAGCGTGA
- a CDS encoding thiamine pyrophosphate-dependent enzyme — protein MFDIRQSMTPDDQLALYASARFARAFEAAVGRARDDGLVPGVVHLNGGQELVELGVFRQLDGARDRVTGSHRSHGLALAAGVSPAMIAAEIMGRTGSLSGGLGGTQHLVPAGGLFMGSNGIVGGQVPLAAGAAFAAKSKGNGGIAVAFFGEGAAQQGGVMETMNLAVVLGLPLLFVCVNNGWAQSTGADASAGAPLAPRARAFGMQAESVDGGDLGAVDAAARHLVSQIRTNGQPAFLEAHVSRVGGHYHGEDQGYRKDGKLTDPLDRLRATLVEAGVTAANLHRIEEEAEARARAAFAEAALEPADDPSTLVLWARDLGGFA, from the coding sequence TTGTTCGACATCAGGCAGTCCATGACCCCCGACGACCAGCTTGCCCTTTATGCCAGTGCCCGATTCGCCCGCGCCTTCGAAGCGGCGGTTGGCCGCGCCCGTGATGATGGCCTTGTGCCCGGCGTGGTACATCTGAACGGGGGGCAGGAGCTGGTTGAGCTGGGCGTGTTCCGCCAGCTGGATGGGGCGCGCGACCGGGTGACAGGTTCGCACCGCAGCCACGGCCTCGCGCTCGCCGCCGGTGTCTCGCCCGCTATGATCGCAGCCGAAATCATGGGACGCACCGGCAGCCTTTCGGGCGGGCTTGGCGGCACCCAGCATCTGGTGCCCGCAGGCGGGCTTTTCATGGGCTCGAACGGCATCGTCGGCGGGCAGGTGCCGCTGGCCGCCGGCGCCGCCTTTGCCGCGAAATCCAAAGGCAATGGGGGCATTGCGGTCGCTTTCTTCGGGGAAGGCGCAGCCCAGCAGGGCGGGGTGATGGAGACCATGAATCTCGCCGTGGTCCTTGGCCTGCCGCTCCTTTTCGTCTGCGTCAACAACGGCTGGGCGCAATCTACGGGGGCGGACGCCAGCGCCGGCGCACCGCTCGCCCCCCGCGCCAGGGCCTTCGGGATGCAGGCTGAAAGCGTTGATGGCGGTGATCTCGGCGCAGTCGATGCCGCCGCGCGCCATCTGGTTTCGCAGATCCGCACGAACGGCCAGCCAGCCTTTCTGGAAGCGCATGTCTCCCGCGTTGGCGGGCATTATCACGGCGAAGATCAGGGCTACCGCAAGGACGGCAAGCTCACCGATCCGCTCGACCGTCTGCGCGCCACGCTTGTGGAAGCCGGCGTGACGGCTGCGAACCTGCACCGGATCGAGGAAGAGGCCGAAGCCCGCGCCCGCGCAGCGTTCGCTGAAGCAGCGCTTGAGCCTGCGGATGACCCCTCGACCCTTGTCCTCTGGGCCCGTGATCTCGGGGGCTTCGCATGA
- a CDS encoding TrkH family potassium uptake protein: MFSARYNPVIHVIGLLLMGLAFFMFIPFFVNVGAEGDLLIGFEVSAAATGFAGLLMILATRGEGTQILDLRQGFLLTGLAWMVLPAFAALPFLQFGLDYADAYFEAVSGITTTGSTVISGLDSLPTGILLWRAFLNWLGGIGIIVMAIILLPFLRIGGMQLFKTESSDQSEKIIPKAAEMVNWITGAYTGLTILCALLYYIGGMTGFDAICHAMSTLATGGFANYDASFGHFTNPFIHWVAIFFMIAGALPFNAWIRLMRGDRKAFFRDPQIMALMRFFIITVSVMAIWLSLKTHMPLVDAIRLTAFNIVSVVTTTGFATVDYTAWGEAALGAFFLLTFVGGCAGSTSGGIKVYRFQILWVAMTGQMKKLMSPHRTVVMLYQGRRLPEALLISVLAFLAAYFASTAAVTLALTFMGLDLVTALTAAATAISNVGPGLGQIIGPAGNFASLPDGAKWLLSFTMILGRLEIFTLFLLFDPYFWKD, from the coding sequence GTGTTTTCAGCCCGCTACAATCCCGTCATTCATGTTATCGGCCTCCTCCTGATGGGGCTCGCCTTCTTCATGTTCATCCCCTTCTTCGTGAATGTGGGGGCAGAAGGCGACCTGCTGATCGGTTTCGAGGTATCGGCCGCTGCCACGGGCTTTGCGGGCCTTCTGATGATTTTGGCGACGCGCGGCGAAGGCACCCAGATCCTTGACCTGCGGCAGGGGTTCCTCCTCACCGGACTTGCCTGGATGGTGCTGCCGGCGTTCGCCGCGCTCCCCTTCCTGCAGTTCGGCCTCGATTATGCCGACGCCTATTTCGAGGCGGTATCAGGGATCACGACGACAGGGTCGACCGTGATATCGGGGCTCGACAGCCTGCCGACCGGCATCCTCCTGTGGCGGGCCTTCCTCAACTGGCTCGGTGGCATCGGGATCATCGTGATGGCCATCATCCTGTTGCCGTTCCTCCGGATCGGCGGGATGCAGCTTTTCAAAACCGAAAGCTCGGACCAATCGGAAAAGATCATCCCCAAGGCCGCCGAGATGGTGAACTGGATTACCGGCGCCTATACCGGCCTCACCATCCTGTGCGCGCTTCTCTATTATATCGGCGGCATGACCGGCTTCGATGCCATCTGCCACGCCATGTCGACACTGGCGACCGGGGGCTTCGCCAACTATGACGCCTCCTTCGGGCATTTCACCAACCCCTTCATCCACTGGGTGGCGATCTTCTTCATGATCGCAGGCGCACTGCCCTTCAACGCCTGGATCCGCCTGATGCGCGGCGACCGCAAGGCCTTCTTCCGCGATCCGCAGATCATGGCCCTGATGCGCTTCTTCATCATCACGGTCAGCGTCATGGCGATCTGGCTGTCGCTCAAGACGCACATGCCGCTTGTGGATGCGATCCGCCTGACCGCCTTCAATATCGTCTCGGTCGTCACCACCACGGGCTTCGCGACCGTCGATTACACAGCGTGGGGGGAGGCCGCCCTTGGCGCCTTCTTCCTTCTCACCTTCGTCGGTGGCTGTGCGGGTTCCACCTCGGGTGGGATCAAGGTTTACCGCTTCCAGATCCTGTGGGTCGCCATGACCGGCCAGATGAAAAAGCTGATGAGCCCGCACCGCACCGTCGTGATGCTCTATCAGGGCCGCCGCCTGCCCGAAGCGCTGCTGATTTCGGTGCTGGCCTTCCTTGCCGCCTATTTCGCGTCGACCGCTGCGGTGACGCTGGCGCTCACCTTCATGGGGCTTGATCTCGTCACCGCGCTTACGGCGGCTGCCACGGCCATCAGTAACGTTGGTCCCGGCCTCGGCCAGATCATCGGGCCTGCGGGCAATTTCGCGAGCCTGCCGGACGGGGCCAAATGGCTTCTATCCTTCACCATGATCCTTGGCCGGCTCGAGATCTTCACGCTGTTCCTGCTGTTCGACCCTTACTTCTGGAAAGACTGA
- a CDS encoding HesB/IscA family protein: MSVIEITDKAAERIKALLENRPEAIGLKLGTDTKGCSGLGYKIDYVTEADPADEKVEANGVAVFVDRKSLLYLLGTRMDWEESRFSTGFTFTNPNEKGRCGCGESFHI; the protein is encoded by the coding sequence ATGAGTGTGATCGAGATCACCGACAAGGCCGCCGAGCGCATCAAGGCGCTTCTTGAAAATCGCCCCGAAGCGATCGGGCTGAAGCTTGGCACCGACACCAAGGGCTGTTCGGGCCTTGGCTACAAGATCGACTATGTGACCGAAGCCGACCCGGCGGACGAAAAGGTCGAGGCAAACGGCGTTGCTGTTTTTGTCGACCGCAAGTCGCTTCTGTATCTTCTCGGCACCCGGATGGACTGGGAAGAAAGCCGTTTCTCCACGGGCTTCACCTTCACCAATCCGAACGAGAAGGGTCGCTGCGGCTGCGGCGAAAGCTTCCACATCTGA
- the sufC gene encoding Fe-S cluster assembly ATPase SufC has product MTNLLDIQNLTVKVGDKQILNGLTLQMKPGEVHAIMGPNGAGKSTLASTLAGREDYEVTGGSVAFNGEDLLELGAHERAAAGVFLGFQYPVEIPGVSNLNFLRTALNSQRKIRGESEVSAAEFMKIVKEKAAGLKMDMDMLKRFVNVGFSGGEKKRNEMVQMAVLNPTLAILDETDSGLDIDALRIVSEGINAQRRDDTAILLITHYQRLLDYVRPDVIHVMAKGKIVRSGGPSLARELEERGYADVA; this is encoded by the coding sequence ATGACCAATCTTCTCGATATCCAGAACCTGACCGTCAAGGTCGGCGACAAGCAGATCCTGAACGGCCTCACGCTCCAGATGAAGCCGGGCGAAGTGCATGCCATCATGGGGCCGAACGGGGCGGGAAAATCGACCCTCGCCTCCACGCTTGCGGGCCGCGAGGATTATGAAGTGACCGGCGGCAGTGTCGCCTTCAACGGCGAAGACCTCCTTGAATTGGGAGCGCACGAGCGCGCGGCCGCCGGCGTCTTCCTCGGCTTCCAGTATCCGGTCGAAATCCCCGGCGTTTCGAACCTGAATTTCCTGCGCACGGCGCTGAACAGCCAGCGCAAGATCCGGGGCGAAAGCGAAGTTTCGGCCGCCGAATTCATGAAGATCGTGAAAGAGAAAGCCGCCGGGCTGAAGATGGACATGGACATGCTGAAGCGGTTCGTGAATGTCGGCTTCTCGGGCGGGGAGAAGAAGCGGAACGAGATGGTGCAGATGGCGGTCCTGAACCCCACGCTCGCCATCCTTGATGAAACCGATTCCGGCCTCGATATCGATGCGCTTCGGATCGTCTCGGAAGGCATCAACGCCCAGCGCCGCGACGATACCGCGATCCTTCTGATCACGCACTATCAGCGCCTGCTCGATTATGTGCGCCCCGATGTCATTCATGTGATGGCCAAGGGCAAAATCGTGCGCTCGGGCGGGCCGTCGCTGGCTCGCGAGCTTGAGGAACGCGGTTACGCGGATGTTGCGTGA
- the sufD gene encoding Fe-S cluster assembly protein SufD: MLNAAYTLYEGFAEAQDGLGTFRAAARERLATTDWPHLKTEAWRYSDLKALKAEAFAPADAADAKVPAPLVAGMGQLVFVGGHFRADLSAAPTFAKTLDNADGLALGDDAPALLAALFAGHGLALDVPAGTDGGAFEIIHIAPAEGRSAHARIKVSLAEGASLTLVERFTGDTRAWTNPAMDVTVAKGARLTHLRLIEEGEATLHTGRAHLRVAGGGAYHGFGLMAGGALTRFEAHVRVEGEEADVSFDGVMLAGAHQSHDILTHVTHAVGGADSDQVIRAIAAGKGHASFQGKVTVAHQAQKTDANQSFKALLLDRTARANAKPELEIYADDVKCAHGATVGELDRKAFHYLTSRGIDPATARRMLVEAFMGDALVRLTDETLMETVSTIVAGWMQAHEEGGAA, encoded by the coding sequence ATGCTGAACGCTGCATATACGCTCTATGAAGGTTTCGCCGAGGCGCAGGACGGGCTCGGCACCTTCCGCGCGGCCGCGCGCGAACGCCTGGCGACGACCGATTGGCCGCACCTGAAGACCGAAGCCTGGCGCTATAGCGACCTGAAGGCCCTGAAGGCCGAAGCCTTCGCGCCCGCTGACGCGGCGGACGCCAAGGTACCGGCGCCGCTCGTGGCTGGCATGGGGCAGCTCGTTTTTGTGGGCGGGCATTTCCGTGCTGACCTTTCAGCCGCACCCACCTTCGCCAAAACGCTGGATAACGCCGATGGCCTCGCGCTCGGTGATGATGCACCTGCGCTTCTGGCCGCCCTTTTCGCCGGTCATGGCCTTGCGCTTGACGTGCCTGCCGGCACCGACGGCGGCGCCTTCGAGATTATCCATATTGCACCTGCCGAGGGCCGCTCGGCCCATGCCCGCATCAAGGTAAGCCTCGCCGAAGGCGCGTCGCTGACGCTTGTCGAGCGCTTCACGGGCGACACCCGCGCCTGGACCAATCCGGCAATGGACGTGACCGTGGCGAAGGGCGCACGCCTTACGCACCTGCGTCTGATCGAAGAGGGTGAGGCCACCCTCCACACCGGCCGCGCCCATCTGCGCGTCGCGGGTGGCGGTGCCTATCACGGCTTCGGCCTCATGGCAGGTGGCGCGCTCACCCGGTTCGAGGCGCATGTGAGGGTGGAAGGCGAAGAAGCGGATGTCAGCTTCGATGGCGTGATGCTGGCGGGCGCGCACCAGTCGCACGATATCCTGACCCATGTGACCCACGCCGTGGGCGGGGCGGATAGCGATCAGGTGATCCGCGCGATTGCAGCCGGGAAAGGCCATGCCTCCTTCCAGGGCAAGGTGACGGTTGCCCATCAGGCACAGAAAACCGATGCCAACCAATCCTTCAAGGCGCTGCTCCTTGACCGCACGGCCCGCGCCAACGCAAAGCCGGAGCTCGAGATTTACGCCGACGACGTGAAATGCGCCCACGGCGCCACGGTGGGTGAACTGGACCGCAAGGCGTTCCATTACCTGACCTCCCGCGGCATTGATCCTGCTACCGCGCGCCGGATGCTTGTCGAGGCCTTCATGGGCGACGCGCTGGTGCGCCTGACCGACGAGACCCTCATGGAAACCGTCTCCACCATCGTGGCAGGCTGGATGCAGGCGCATGAAGAAGGGGGTGCTGCATGA
- a CDS encoding cysteine desulfurase has product MTAPVATLIPFDVEAIRAEFPILGETVHGKPLAFLDTAASAQKPRTVIEAEKDLYEHYYANIHRGVYKFSQDATEAYENSRVAIARFINAAKPLECLFVRGATEGINLVAQTWGRANIKAGDEILLTEMEHHSNIVPWQILAEEKGAVVKAVPINDDGSLDMDAYRAMLGSGRVKLVGAAHISNSIGTQNPVKEMIRLAHDAGAVALIDGCQAAPHLKIDVQDLDADFYAFSAHKMYGPTGTGVIYGKERLLDAMPPWQGGGDMIKTVTFAKTTWNDLPYKFEAGTPNIAGGIAFKAAVDFIERIGHDAIHAHEADLLEYATRQLGSLNSVRLIGTAPEKGALVSFVMDMAHPHDIGTILDRQGIAVRAGHHCAQPVMDRFGIPGTVRASFGIYTTRDEIDRLVAGLNKVMDIFG; this is encoded by the coding sequence ATGACCGCCCCCGTCGCCACCCTTATCCCGTTTGACGTGGAAGCCATCCGCGCCGAGTTCCCGATCCTCGGTGAAACCGTGCACGGCAAACCGCTCGCCTTCCTTGATACTGCGGCAAGCGCCCAAAAGCCGCGCACTGTGATCGAGGCCGAGAAGGACCTGTACGAGCATTATTATGCGAACATCCACCGGGGTGTTTACAAGTTCAGCCAGGACGCGACCGAGGCTTATGAAAACAGCCGCGTTGCCATCGCGCGTTTCATCAATGCCGCCAAGCCCTTGGAATGCCTGTTCGTACGCGGTGCCACCGAGGGCATCAACCTTGTGGCCCAGACATGGGGCCGGGCGAACATCAAGGCGGGTGATGAAATCCTGCTGACCGAGATGGAGCACCATTCGAACATCGTGCCGTGGCAGATCCTCGCCGAAGAAAAAGGTGCTGTTGTAAAGGCAGTGCCGATCAACGATGACGGCAGCCTCGATATGGATGCCTACCGCGCCATGCTCGGCTCTGGCCGGGTGAAGCTTGTCGGTGCAGCGCATATCTCTAATTCGATCGGCACCCAGAATCCGGTGAAGGAAATGATCCGGCTGGCGCATGACGCCGGTGCGGTCGCCCTCATCGACGGCTGTCAGGCTGCCCCGCACCTCAAGATCGATGTTCAGGATCTGGACGCCGATTTCTATGCCTTCTCGGCCCACAAGATGTACGGCCCCACCGGCACCGGCGTGATTTACGGCAAAGAACGGCTTCTGGACGCCATGCCCCCGTGGCAGGGCGGCGGCGACATGATCAAGACCGTGACCTTCGCCAAGACCACATGGAACGATTTGCCCTACAAGTTCGAGGCCGGCACGCCGAATATCGCGGGCGGCATCGCCTTCAAGGCGGCGGTCGATTTCATCGAGCGGATCGGGCATGACGCGATCCATGCCCATGAAGCCGACCTTCTCGAATATGCCACCCGGCAGCTTGGCAGCCTGAATAGCGTACGGCTGATTGGAACTGCGCCCGAGAAAGGCGCGCTTGTCAGCTTCGTGATGGATATGGCGCACCCGCACGATATCGGCACGATCCTCGACCGGCAGGGTATTGCCGTCCGCGCCGGGCACCACTGCGCCCAGCCGGTGATGGACCGCTTCGGCATCCCGGGCACCGTCCGCGCCAGCTTCGGCATCTATACGACCCGCGACGAGATCGACCGGCTGGTCGCCGGCCTGAACAAAGTGATGGATATTTTCGGATGA
- a CDS encoding SUF system Fe-S cluster assembly protein, whose translation MPNRPSTRPRAGDTSAEGENEGGYFLDKFLTEPKGEEAAEAKAIDDAEAATIADRVVEALREIYDPEIPVNIYELGLVYGVDVDDKAQVTVTMTLTTPHCPVAESMPGEVELKVNAVEGVNGSEVKLVWDPPWDMSKMSDEARLELGML comes from the coding sequence ATGCCGAACCGCCCCTCCACCCGCCCGCGCGCTGGCGATACATCAGCCGAGGGCGAGAATGAGGGTGGCTATTTCCTCGACAAGTTTCTGACTGAGCCGAAAGGCGAGGAAGCTGCCGAGGCCAAAGCCATCGACGACGCCGAGGCCGCAACCATTGCCGACCGCGTGGTGGAAGCCCTGCGCGAGATTTATGATCCCGAAATCCCGGTCAATATCTACGAGCTCGGCCTCGTGTACGGGGTGGATGTGGACGACAAGGCCCAGGTGACCGTCACCATGACGCTGACCACGCCCCATTGCCCGGTTGCGGAATCAATGCCGGGCGAGGTGGAGCTGAAGGTGAATGCCGTCGAGGGCGTGAACGGCTCCGAGGTCAAGCTGGTCTGGGACCCGCCGTGGGACATGAGCAAGATGTCCGACGAAGCGCGGCTCGAGCTTGGCATGCTGTAA
- the sufB gene encoding Fe-S cluster assembly protein SufB, protein MAGTTETREQVRELTGEYKYGFVSDIEMDMAPKGLNEDVIRFISAKKQEPEWMLEWRLKAYRAWLKMEEPDWAKLDFPRIDYNDIYYYAAPKSQDKPKSLDEVDPALLETYKKLGIPLEEQKVLAGVEGARKVAVDAVFDSVSVATTFREELKKAGVIFMSISEAVREYPDLVKKYLGTVVPVRDNYFAALNCAVFSDGTFVYVPKGVRCPMELSTYFRINAENTGQFERTLIVCDEGAYVSYLEGCTAPMRDENQLHAAVVELVALDDAEIKYSTVQNWYPGDKDGKGGIYNFVTKRALCKGKNSKVSWTQVETGSAITWKYPSCVLQGENSVGEFYSVAVTNNRQQADTGTKMIHMGSGSRSTIISKGISAGRSQNTYRGLVKVLAGAEGVRNFTQCDSLLVSSDCGAHTVPYIEVHNPSAQIEHEATTSKISEDQLFYAMSRGLGEEEAVALIVNGFCKEVMQQLPMEFAVEAQKLLGISLEGSVG, encoded by the coding sequence ATGGCTGGCACGACAGAAACCCGGGAACAGGTCCGCGAACTGACGGGCGAATACAAGTATGGCTTCGTCTCGGATATCGAGATGGACATGGCGCCCAAAGGCCTGAACGAAGACGTGATCCGCTTCATTTCCGCGAAGAAGCAGGAGCCCGAATGGATGCTCGAATGGCGCCTCAAAGCCTACCGCGCCTGGCTGAAGATGGAAGAGCCCGACTGGGCGAAGCTCGATTTCCCGCGGATCGACTATAACGACATCTATTATTACGCCGCCCCGAAGTCGCAGGACAAACCGAAGAGCCTTGACGAGGTCGACCCCGCCCTTCTTGAGACATACAAGAAGCTCGGCATTCCCCTTGAGGAACAGAAGGTGCTGGCCGGCGTTGAAGGTGCGCGCAAGGTGGCAGTTGATGCCGTATTCGACAGCGTGTCGGTCGCGACCACATTCCGCGAGGAACTGAAGAAGGCCGGTGTCATCTTCATGTCGATTTCGGAAGCCGTGCGCGAATACCCCGACCTTGTGAAAAAGTATCTCGGCACCGTTGTGCCGGTGCGCGACAATTATTTCGCCGCGCTCAACTGCGCCGTCTTCTCGGACGGGACATTTGTGTATGTGCCCAAAGGCGTGCGCTGTCCGATGGAACTGTCCACCTATTTCCGGATCAACGCCGAAAATACCGGCCAGTTCGAGCGCACGCTGATTGTGTGCGACGAAGGCGCCTATGTCTCGTACCTTGAGGGCTGCACCGCCCCGATGCGCGACGAGAACCAGCTGCACGCGGCGGTCGTTGAACTCGTGGCGCTTGATGACGCCGAGATCAAATATTCGACCGTCCAGAACTGGTATCCCGGCGACAAGGACGGCAAGGGCGGCATCTATAATTTCGTCACCAAACGCGCCCTCTGCAAAGGCAAAAACTCGAAGGTGAGCTGGACGCAGGTGGAAACCGGCTCGGCCATCACCTGGAAATATCCGAGCTGTGTGCTGCAGGGTGAAAATTCGGTCGGCGAGTTCTATTCGGTGGCTGTTACCAACAACCGCCAGCAGGCCGATACCGGCACCAAGATGATCCATATGGGTTCGGGCTCGCGCTCGACGATCATCTCGAAGGGCATCTCGGCGGGTCGCTCGCAAAACACCTACCGCGGCCTTGTGAAAGTGCTGGCGGGGGCGGAAGGCGTGCGCAACTTTACCCAGTGCGACAGCTTGCTCGTTTCCAGCGACTGCGGCGCCCACACGGTGCCCTATATCGAGGTGCATAACCCCTCGGCCCAGATCGAGCACGAGGCCACTACATCGAAAATTTCGGAAGACCAGCTCTTCTACGCCATGAGCCGCGGGCTCGGCGAGGAAGAGGCGGTCGCCCTCATTGTGAACGGCTTCTGCAAGGAAGTGATGCAGCAGCTCCCCATGGAATTTGCGGTCGAGGCGCAAAAGCTTCTCGGCATCAGCCTTGAAGGCAGCGTCGGCTAA
- a CDS encoding SUF system Fe-S cluster assembly regulator, giving the protein MLKLTNIADYAVVLMSRLALGGNRLNAQDLSLLTGIPLPTVSKVLHLLSRSGVLVAHRGVAGGYTLARGAEAISIADIIEAVDGPIAVTHCADTETSDCCIDHTCNVRPHWQVINGAVRGALDDVKLSALAAPAGGCSAGHKEA; this is encoded by the coding sequence GTGCTGAAGCTGACCAACATTGCCGATTATGCTGTTGTGCTGATGAGCCGTCTGGCTCTCGGCGGCAACCGGCTGAACGCGCAGGACCTGTCGCTTCTGACCGGCATTCCGCTGCCGACCGTATCGAAAGTGCTGCATCTTCTGTCGCGCTCGGGCGTTCTGGTGGCCCACCGGGGTGTGGCTGGCGGCTACACGCTGGCCCGCGGCGCCGAGGCCATCTCGATCGCCGATATCATCGAGGCCGTCGACGGCCCCATCGCGGTCACCCACTGCGCAGATACCGAAACCTCGGACTGCTGCATCGATCATACATGCAATGTGCGTCCGCACTGGCAGGTCATCAATGGCGCCGTGCGCGGGGCACTTGATGACGTGAAACTCTCGGCGCTTGCAGCGCCCGCTGGCGGCTGCTCCGCCGGGCACAAGGAAGCTTGA